In a single window of the Roseiconus lacunae genome:
- a CDS encoding phosphoribosylformylglycinamidine synthase subunit PurQ, whose product MPRPRVLVLRAPGTNCDEETAYAFERAGAECERVHVNRLAENAALKDRYQILCVPGGFSYGDDIAAGRILATRLQNHLADLVDTFVHGKGDRLVLGICNGMQVLMRLGVLTENVAAAEGEQPATLAWNNHGRFEDRWVHLATDTAGGEQGACAFLRGIRHMYLPMAHAEGKFVARSEAVLDELKQAGRLCLRYTRDADSGVEDNVIEFPANPNGADANVAGVCDASGRVFGLMPHPERHIDPTQHPYWTRRTEQPEVGDGLAMFQNAVNWFE is encoded by the coding sequence ATGCCGCGACCACGAGTCCTCGTCTTACGAGCCCCGGGCACCAACTGTGATGAAGAAACCGCGTATGCGTTCGAGCGTGCCGGCGCCGAATGCGAGCGGGTTCACGTCAATCGTCTGGCCGAAAACGCCGCGCTGAAAGACCGCTACCAAATTCTGTGCGTCCCCGGTGGATTCAGCTATGGCGACGACATCGCTGCCGGTCGAATCCTAGCCACACGACTGCAAAACCACTTGGCCGATTTGGTCGATACGTTCGTGCACGGCAAAGGCGATCGTCTGGTGCTGGGGATCTGCAATGGGATGCAGGTTCTGATGCGGTTGGGCGTACTGACCGAAAACGTCGCCGCCGCCGAAGGTGAGCAGCCCGCGACGTTGGCCTGGAATAACCACGGCCGCTTCGAAGACCGCTGGGTTCATTTGGCGACCGATACCGCCGGTGGTGAGCAAGGTGCCTGCGCGTTCTTGCGAGGCATCCGGCACATGTACCTGCCGATGGCTCATGCCGAAGGAAAGTTTGTCGCCCGCAGTGAAGCGGTCCTCGATGAACTGAAGCAAGCTGGGCGACTGTGCTTGCGTTACACGCGTGATGCCGATAGCGGTGTCGAAGACAACGTGATCGAGTTTCCAGCGAATCCGAACGGTGCCGACGCAAATGTCGCCGGTGTTTGTGATGCCAGCGGTCGTGTCTTTGGATTGATGCCGCACCCCGAGCGTCACATCGATCCGACGCAGCACCCGTATTGGACACGTCGTACCGAGCAACCCGAAGTCGGCGACGGTTTGGCGATGTTCCAGAACGCCGTCAACTGGTTTGAATAA
- a CDS encoding PH domain-containing protein has product MPSETSSPSRRIVYPSAVDWWLAALLMLGPLICVGVTGMLLIEGKNQDAFISLVTGAGVLLLTGLLVIPCRYTITEDTLAIRCGIVMSRIPLSQIRTIEPSGSWLSAPALSVRRVKITTASRFYLVSPIDRERFISELADAAKLDQ; this is encoded by the coding sequence ATGCCTTCCGAAACGTCATCTCCGTCACGACGCATTGTTTACCCATCCGCCGTGGACTGGTGGTTGGCCGCACTGTTGATGCTTGGGCCGCTGATCTGTGTCGGGGTCACCGGAATGTTGCTGATCGAAGGCAAAAATCAAGACGCCTTCATCAGTTTGGTCACCGGAGCCGGGGTCCTGTTACTGACGGGTCTGTTGGTCATCCCCTGTCGCTACACGATCACCGAGGACACGTTAGCGATACGCTGCGGCATCGTGATGTCGCGGATCCCGCTGTCGCAGATCAGAACGATCGAACCGAGCGGTAGCTGGCTGAGTGCCCCGGCGCTATCAGTTCGTCGGGTCAAGATCACAACGGCTTCACGCTTCTATCTCGTATCGCCAATCGATCGGGAACGATTCATCAGCGAACTCGCAGACGCCGCTAAACTGGATCAATAA
- a CDS encoding WD40 repeat domain-containing protein, with protein MRPGQAKRPPSAIRYCDRRDAVRTACLAITQLVIATQSLVYAQSPAPPITDVAFTPDGNAIVAVSQSGLQIYRWPSLDLQRTVLDLRGTLEVDAPNLHCVAFSSDGSHVAIGGGEPSQSGSVEIFPWPLSSEAQTREAKFSRSQRLTGHDDSVRAIVWLGPTSIASASLDRTIIRWDLAGEPHRQQTLRGHSRSIHALAAFDVTSKSNPQASTSVSKTVRTGLISGGDDRSIRVWELMPEAGSSPLRRTLHQHTAAINDLATRANGNGLPMVASASADRSIRFWQPTIGRMVRYVRLPAVPLVVAWLDDKHLVTGCDDGQVRLIDTVNVQVIETLPVLEGWVYSLAVSAKQDNAPRTSIVVGGSGGQLRSLDFTIPEKLAR; from the coding sequence ATGAGACCAGGCCAAGCCAAGCGACCTCCATCCGCCATACGATATTGCGATCGGCGTGACGCCGTTCGAACAGCCTGTCTCGCGATCACTCAACTGGTGATCGCGACCCAATCTTTGGTCTATGCACAATCTCCGGCACCCCCGATCACCGACGTCGCTTTCACCCCCGATGGCAACGCGATCGTTGCGGTCAGTCAATCGGGGCTGCAAATCTACCGCTGGCCGTCACTTGATTTGCAACGTACCGTGCTTGATTTGCGAGGTACCTTGGAGGTCGATGCGCCGAACCTACACTGTGTTGCATTCTCATCCGATGGAAGCCACGTCGCCATCGGCGGAGGCGAGCCGTCCCAGTCGGGCTCGGTGGAAATCTTCCCTTGGCCACTGTCTTCGGAAGCTCAAACGAGGGAAGCCAAATTCTCTCGCTCGCAACGCCTGACCGGTCACGACGATTCCGTTCGTGCCATCGTCTGGCTAGGACCAACGTCGATCGCATCGGCAAGTTTAGACCGCACGATTATCCGTTGGGACCTCGCCGGCGAACCACATCGGCAACAGACACTTCGCGGTCATTCTCGCAGCATTCATGCATTGGCCGCTTTTGACGTCACCTCGAAATCGAACCCGCAAGCTTCGACATCCGTATCGAAAACAGTCCGTACCGGTCTTATCAGCGGTGGGGACGACCGTTCGATTCGCGTTTGGGAATTGATGCCAGAGGCGGGTTCGTCGCCGCTCCGCCGAACGCTCCATCAACACACCGCAGCCATCAATGACTTGGCGACCCGGGCAAATGGCAACGGCCTTCCGATGGTCGCGTCCGCGTCGGCCGATCGATCGATTCGATTTTGGCAACCGACGATCGGCCGGATGGTTCGTTATGTTCGACTGCCTGCGGTTCCGTTGGTCGTCGCATGGCTCGATGACAAGCACCTGGTCACCGGATGTGACGACGGCCAGGTTCGATTGATCGACACCGTCAACGTCCAGGTCATCGAGACCCTGCCTGTACTGGAAGGCTGGGTCTACAGCCTTGCGGTCTCTGCCAAACAAGATAACGCCCCCCGAACGTCGATCGTTGTCGGTGGCAGCGGTGGTCAATTACGATCACTTGACTTTACAATCCCCGAGAAACTCGCTCGCTGA
- a CDS encoding sporulation protein → MANCDLSIELDEPDRIYRGGEKVRGSVNVETDTSVNCKALEVQSGWRTHGRGNVAKGTAEKVTLFSGQWEPGRREAYRFELTVADWPPSYHGSYINVDHYIDVRVKIPWAFDPKASAEYIVRPHKRPETIKNQSTELTGCIGNAVAAIVILALIAAFGGMIAVLIANPFAGLFIGVFIVPLSALLAAKTVLPKFLLGNVESELMTPEVHPGGTVNVKLGFQPKRRVNINRITATLNGSEVAVSGSGSNRTTHRKQFYQTEVELLGTTVIEPGDQQAFSFDIPVPSDAPYSFDLADNDLKWTVDLRVDIPRWPDWTKSLAFDVFPDQDAAPEEADRARLAPMDHADGSSLEQTGQQEIESEITFVETASHLWDSRGDDQRIDLLIDAVSGMTFDMDVFIERRLLYSGKEDPHVYDDGYAVWARHDEPPLPLVLYIPRHLADEYEQAGRDRLTIRGAVVGWDHDHERLQVKVLP, encoded by the coding sequence ATGGCGAACTGCGATTTATCGATTGAACTTGACGAGCCTGATCGCATTTATCGGGGCGGCGAAAAAGTACGTGGGTCGGTTAACGTCGAAACCGATACGAGTGTTAATTGCAAAGCACTCGAGGTTCAGTCCGGTTGGCGTACGCACGGTCGCGGCAATGTCGCCAAGGGAACAGCCGAAAAGGTGACATTGTTCTCCGGACAGTGGGAGCCGGGACGGCGCGAGGCGTATCGCTTCGAATTGACTGTCGCAGATTGGCCACCTAGCTATCACGGGAGTTACATCAACGTCGATCACTACATCGATGTGCGAGTTAAAATCCCCTGGGCGTTCGACCCAAAGGCGTCCGCAGAGTACATCGTGCGGCCCCACAAACGGCCGGAGACGATCAAGAATCAGTCCACCGAATTGACCGGTTGTATTGGCAATGCCGTGGCAGCCATCGTCATCTTGGCGCTGATCGCGGCATTCGGCGGCATGATCGCTGTGCTGATCGCGAATCCGTTTGCCGGATTGTTTATCGGCGTCTTTATCGTTCCGTTGTCCGCCCTGTTGGCGGCGAAAACGGTGCTTCCAAAGTTCTTGCTAGGAAACGTCGAGTCCGAGCTGATGACCCCCGAGGTACATCCCGGCGGAACCGTGAACGTGAAATTGGGGTTCCAGCCGAAGCGACGTGTCAACATCAACCGGATCACCGCGACGCTGAACGGAAGCGAAGTCGCCGTCAGCGGTAGCGGTAGTAATCGGACGACGCACCGCAAGCAGTTCTATCAAACCGAGGTTGAGTTGTTAGGAACGACCGTGATCGAACCCGGGGACCAGCAAGCATTCAGTTTCGATATCCCCGTGCCAAGTGACGCGCCCTACTCATTTGATCTAGCCGACAATGATTTGAAGTGGACGGTAGACTTGCGGGTCGACATTCCTCGCTGGCCTGATTGGACAAAGTCGCTGGCGTTCGATGTCTTTCCAGATCAGGACGCGGCGCCGGAGGAGGCCGATCGCGCAAGGTTGGCGCCGATGGATCACGCCGATGGATCTTCGCTTGAACAAACGGGACAGCAGGAGATCGAGTCGGAGATAACGTTCGTCGAAACCGCGAGCCATTTGTGGGATTCTCGTGGTGACGATCAACGGATTGACTTGTTGATCGACGCGGTTTCGGGGATGACGTTTGACATGGATGTATTTATCGAGCGGCGGCTGCTCTACAGCGGCAAAGAGGATCCGCACGTGTACGACGATGGCTACGCCGTCTGGGCTCGGCACGACGAGCCGCCGTTGCCGCTGGTATTGTATATCCCGCGTCATTTGGCGGATGAGTATGAACAGGCCGGACGCGATCGTCTCACCATCCGAGGGGCCGTCGTGGGGTGGGATCACGACCACGAACGGTTGCAAGTGAAGGTTCTGCCGTAG